In Topomyia yanbarensis strain Yona2022 chromosome 2, ASM3024719v1, whole genome shotgun sequence, one DNA window encodes the following:
- the LOC131681241 gene encoding uncharacterized protein LOC131681241 produces the protein MNVFLQMFLIGIAAIGECLSLATLSNSTIPTEEMSLEMASNSSTAVLSRKKRFIVFPEGSSFSVAVCMTVGVIGNPNYNMFSWAMNWGVAYNLPNQTLSYQQDMMEPKPMAQRRHRRDLYQKLETAMNSMGYNGRGCILRALCESTQFFGKKGSNMAAEMLRSLFSFPKSKVLSMEHNDIRLYDEAHRKGKSQILCQSLYPACGFSLLELALGKYASPLRFM, from the exons atg AACGTATTTTTGCAAATGTTTTTAATTGGAATCGCAGCGATTGGCGAATGTTTATCATTGGCAACGCTTTCCAATAGCACTATACCGACTGAAGAAATGTCCCTAGAGATGGCAAGCAACAGTTCAACCGCCGTGCTATCAAGGAAGAAAAGATTTATCGTGTTTCCGGAAGGTTCAAGTTTTTCC GTCGCTGTTTGTATGACTGTTGGTGTCATCGGTAATCCGAACTATAACATGTTCAGTTGGGCTATGAATTGGGGTGTAGCGTACAATTTGCCCAATCAGACACTAAGTTACCAACAGGATATGATGGAACCGAAACCGATGGCACAGAGAAGACATCGTCGAGATCTATATCAAAAGCTGGAAACTGCAATGAACAG CATGGGCTACAACGGACGTGGCTGCATCCTACGAGCACTATGCGAAAGTACACAATTCTTCGGTAAGAAAGGATCTAACATGGCTGCCGAAATGCTGCGAAGTTTGTTTAGCTTCCCAAAGTCCAAAGTCCTATCGATGGAGCATAACGATATTAGACTGTACGATGAGGCGCATCGAAAAGGAAAGAGCCAAATCCTGTGTCAGTCGCTGTATCCGGCTTGTGGTTTCTCGTTACTGGAGCTTGCCCTGGGCAAATATGCTAGTCCTTTAAGGTTTATGTGA